Proteins found in one Methanospirillum hungatei JF-1 genomic segment:
- a CDS encoding KUP/HAK/KT family potassium transporter, whose amino-acid sequence MSRRTISKTMEHPSKTSIIKAAGLVFGDIGTSPIYTLAVLFLFLPPTPENIMGAVSLIFWTLLIMVTVQYTFLAMRLSETGEGGTLVLKGILIPLLKKPKGVAVFTLLATLGISLMIGECVITPAISILSAVEGVRQIPGFELIAQDWLIFLAILIALGLFLFQKRGTEGVSRTFGPVMVIWFLTLFISGAISVAFSPEILLAINPIYAVEFFIHNGLLGFFSLSMIVLCATGAEALFADMGHLGREPIQYAWGFVFIAVFFSYLGQAAYLLRNTDVINPLFEMIFSLSQILYIPFLLLMIIATIIASQAVISGIFSIIYQAITTHLLPMLPVDYTSDELRTQIYINTVNWLLCIAVICVLLIFQYSERLASAYGLAVTGTMSITGSFMIAIFLQRRKYLYMGIALIVTLVDITYFLSTVSKITHGGYLSLVIAAIPFTIVIIYTSGQRALYRSMKPMGHDQFIKKYTRAYKTARHLRGTALFFARSLDQVPAYISRTMFNNEIIYEENVIISLDIKDEPYGFSWHFDKSIEPGLSHLSISYGYMQIIDLMRIIRDAGIEEKTIFYGMEEIVTRNIIWKIFSAIKRLCPSFVQYYRLPSHKVHGVITRVEL is encoded by the coding sequence ATGAGTAGAAGAACTATAAGTAAGACAATGGAACACCCATCAAAAACGTCTATCATAAAAGCTGCAGGACTGGTATTTGGTGATATCGGGACCAGTCCCATTTACACTCTTGCAGTTTTATTCCTCTTCCTTCCGCCCACTCCGGAAAATATCATGGGTGCAGTATCCCTGATCTTCTGGACGCTTCTCATCATGGTCACCGTTCAGTATACCTTCCTTGCCATGCGTCTTTCTGAAACCGGTGAAGGAGGCACTCTCGTCCTAAAAGGGATTCTTATTCCGCTTTTAAAGAAACCGAAGGGAGTGGCAGTATTTACCCTTCTTGCTACCCTTGGTATCTCTTTGATGATCGGTGAATGCGTTATCACTCCGGCGATATCGATACTCTCCGCGGTTGAGGGCGTCCGGCAGATTCCCGGATTTGAACTCATTGCCCAGGACTGGCTGATTTTCCTTGCAATCCTTATTGCCCTGGGTTTATTTTTATTCCAGAAGAGAGGAACTGAAGGGGTTTCCCGGACCTTCGGACCGGTTATGGTCATCTGGTTTTTAACATTATTCATATCTGGTGCGATTTCAGTCGCTTTCAGCCCGGAGATACTTTTGGCCATCAATCCCATATATGCAGTAGAATTTTTTATCCATAATGGACTTCTGGGCTTTTTCTCATTATCCATGATTGTCCTGTGTGCAACCGGGGCTGAGGCATTATTTGCCGATATGGGCCATCTTGGCCGTGAACCCATTCAATATGCCTGGGGATTTGTTTTTATTGCGGTATTTTTCTCATATCTGGGTCAGGCAGCATATTTACTCAGGAATACCGATGTCATAAACCCCTTGTTTGAGATGATATTTTCATTATCTCAAATACTATACATTCCATTCCTGCTTCTCATGATTATTGCAACCATTATCGCTTCACAGGCGGTCATAAGTGGTATTTTCTCTATTATTTACCAGGCAATTACCACTCATCTTCTTCCCATGCTCCCGGTTGATTATACATCTGATGAACTCAGGACCCAGATTTACATCAACACCGTAAACTGGCTTCTTTGTATTGCGGTCATCTGCGTTCTTCTCATATTCCAATACTCAGAACGACTGGCAAGTGCCTATGGTCTTGCCGTGACCGGAACTATGTCCATCACCGGTTCATTTATGATTGCCATCTTCCTGCAACGCCGTAAATACCTCTATATGGGAATAGCACTCATTGTGACTTTGGTAGATATCACCTACTTCCTGTCAACGGTATCCAAGATCACTCATGGTGGTTATTTATCACTCGTTATCGCAGCAATTCCATTCACCATAGTTATCATATACACCTCCGGACAGCGGGCGTTGTACCGGTCCATGAAACCGATGGGTCATGATCAGTTTATCAAGAAATACACCCGTGCATATAAAACCGCCCGCCATCTCCGGGGGACAGCCCTGTTCTTTGCCCGCTCTTTAGACCAGGTTCCGGCATACATCTCCCGGACGATGTTTAATAATGAGATAATCTATGAGGAAAATGTCATTATCTCTTTGGATATCAAGGATGAGCCATATGGATTTTCATGGCATTTCGATAAATCAATAGAACCTGGTCTTTCCCATCTCTCCATCAGTTACGGATACATGCAGATTATTGATCTGATGCGAATCATTCGTGATGCCGGAATAGAAGAGAAGACAATCTTTTATGGGATGGAAGAGATTGTCACCCGAAATATTATCTGGAAAATATTCAGTGCCATTAAGAGACTTTGTCCATCATTTGTCCAGTATTACCGGCTACCTTCCCATAAGGTTCATGGGGTAATAACCCGGGTGGAACTCTAA
- a CDS encoding sodium:solute symporter family protein — MADGATIGIVVIYCLAMIGIGGWASRKIKNTEDYLVAGRSLGFWVFVLLMIGTVCSGMSLLGVSGLGFKFGWPTIWEQIFVPLSIAFCIIFFGVKLHAITRNTGYMTVQDYLAHRYESPTALRTLSAVAGIIVSLIYLVGQYTAIAIVLMWLFEIPLWLALIIATLVVTIYTTIGGLYAVAWAALIQSFILILGVVIMAPIIIFYAGGFTHVNEFMASVNPDLVQPWMAGGMVFTPAYLVSFGVLLIIGLACAPHVINNILAVKDARLFTWAPLLGFLIYGVVMFLLKFAGFAGIVLVQEGVFTLPDVPNAQDFVILYGIQNAIPHIALWSIFAVIVLAAVMSTTDRLMLTIGAMFSWDIYKKIIRPNAPDTQVLLMSKIVVILSALVTMIIALNPPEMLAFLIWMGIGVMLSTFAVPLLAGLYWRRATRMGAIISMAAGLVSAGIFGAYYQYVAKLPLHFSFYAVIISCIAMIIVSLCTKQTSEKVLDETKTGWYIRCR, encoded by the coding sequence ATGGCTGATGGAGCAACCATTGGAATTGTAGTAATATATTGTCTGGCAATGATTGGGATCGGGGGATGGGCATCCCGGAAGATAAAAAATACTGAAGATTATCTTGTAGCAGGCCGCTCTCTTGGATTCTGGGTATTTGTTCTTCTTATGATCGGAACTGTATGTTCCGGAATGTCTCTCCTTGGAGTCTCCGGGCTTGGATTTAAATTCGGATGGCCGACCATCTGGGAACAGATATTTGTTCCACTCTCGATAGCCTTTTGTATCATCTTCTTTGGAGTGAAACTGCATGCTATTACCCGTAACACCGGGTACATGACCGTGCAGGATTACCTGGCCCACCGGTATGAAAGTCCGACCGCCCTTCGAACGTTGTCAGCAGTAGCAGGAATAATTGTATCGCTCATCTATCTGGTCGGACAGTATACTGCAATAGCTATCGTTCTTATGTGGCTTTTTGAGATTCCACTTTGGCTGGCACTTATCATTGCAACCCTTGTTGTAACGATTTATACGACCATCGGCGGTCTGTATGCTGTTGCCTGGGCCGCACTGATCCAGTCTTTTATTCTCATCCTTGGCGTTGTCATCATGGCACCGATCATTATCTTCTATGCCGGTGGGTTTACTCATGTCAATGAATTCATGGCATCAGTAAATCCTGATCTGGTTCAGCCCTGGATGGCGGGAGGGATGGTCTTTACTCCTGCATACCTGGTCTCTTTCGGAGTTTTATTGATCATCGGTCTTGCCTGTGCACCCCATGTCATTAATAATATCCTTGCCGTGAAAGATGCCCGGCTTTTTACCTGGGCTCCACTTCTTGGATTCCTTATCTATGGGGTCGTCATGTTTTTATTAAAATTTGCCGGATTTGCAGGCATCGTCCTTGTACAGGAAGGAGTATTCACTCTCCCGGATGTTCCAAATGCACAGGATTTTGTAATTCTATATGGAATACAAAATGCGATCCCCCATATTGCTCTGTGGTCTATCTTTGCCGTCATTGTACTTGCCGCGGTCATGTCAACTACTGACCGGCTCATGCTGACTATCGGTGCCATGTTCTCATGGGATATTTATAAGAAGATCATCAGACCAAATGCCCCAGATACGCAGGTTCTCCTCATGAGTAAGATAGTCGTCATTCTTTCAGCCCTGGTTACCATGATAATCGCATTAAACCCCCCGGAGATGCTCGCGTTCCTTATCTGGATGGGAATTGGTGTGATGCTCTCAACCTTTGCCGTTCCGCTTCTTGCCGGTCTATACTGGCGCCGGGCTACCCGGATGGGCGCAATCATCAGCATGGCAGCAGGTCTTGTATCTGCGGGAATATTCGGAGCATATTATCAGTACGTGGCTAAACTTCCGCTTCATTTCAGTTTTTATGCGGTAATTATCTCATGCATTGCAATGATTATTGTCAGCCTGTGCACGAAACAAACCAGTGAAAAAGTGCTTGACGAGACGAAAACCGGATGGTACATCCGCTGTCGCTGA